The sequence below is a genomic window from Desulfovibrio sp. Fe33.
GTTCATCCCCCGGGCCAAGGAGACCTACGCCGATTTCGCGGACTTCACCGAGGGGCAGATCCGCTTCAAGGGAATGCCCGATCAGGCGTTGAAAAAGGATTACTCCCTGGCCTACCGCGCCATGCGCTTTGCGGCCAACTTCGACAAGGAAATCGAGGCCAACACCTGGATAGCCATCGTGCGCAACTCCCGCCGCGTGCTCGACTACGTGCCCATGTCCGACTTCCTGGACGAGTGGCGCAAGGTCGAGGCCGAGTCCATGCACAAGTTCTTCGGCCTGCTCTTCGATTCCATGCTCCTGCACGGGCTCATCCCGGAGATCGCGGCCCTGTCCCGCGTGTGGCAGATCAAGAATCCCGAAGAGGGCACCGAGGAGACCGTCCTGGAGCACACCCTGGACGTCATGAAGGTCTACCCCGAGGAGCTTCCCTTCGACTGGTTCGGCACCGTGGCCTGTCTGTTCCACGACATCGGCAAGCTCTACACCGCCGAATTCTACGACGACCGCTGGAATTTCCTCCAGCATCACCGCGTGGGCGCCAAGGTCGCCCGCAAGGTCCTCAAGCGCCTCCGTTTCGAGGAGCATGACATCGATCTCATCTGCGATCTCGTCCAGAACCATATGCGCCCCCACTTCATGCTCACCGACAAGGGCATCCGCCGGTTGCGCTCGCTGGACGAATACCCGCGCATCATGGAGATGGTCCGCGCCGACATCAAGGCGCGCAACGGCTCCTGGCGTGAATTCAACCACAACCTCAAGATGGCCGAACGTGCCGACATCCCGGACCTCGAACTCGAACCGCTGCTCGACGGCAACCGGATCATGGAGCTGGCCAAGCTCAAGCCCGGTCCGGCCATCGGCAAGATTCGCGACCAGCTTCTTGAAGCCCAGGTCCGCGACGATGTGGCCACCCTTGAGGAGGCCGAGCGGTTTGTTCTCGATTACGTGGACGAACACCGCCTGTACTAGTCCGGCCCGTATCAAGCTCAATACGCACCGCCTCTGCCCATGTCGGCAGGGGCGGTGTTTTTTTGTGGGTGAGGAAGGAAGTTGAAACCGCCTGCGGCGGGGAGGCCGGGTGACTTCGCCTTCGGCGGGCAAGGGGAGCGCCCTCTTGTACCCCCATTGCCGCCCTGTGGGGCGCGGGATAGGCGGCAGGGGGGCGGGAGGAGGAAGTCCCCTTGGGGAGCGGCGGAGCACAAAAAAAAGCCGACTCTTTCGAGCCGGCTTGCAGAAAGCGCGGAAATGGGGTCTAGACCGTTACGCTGGCCAGCTGCGGGGCGGCGTCGCCGGGCACTGCCTGATAGGCTTCCAGGGCTTGGCTCATGCTCGCCTTGGCTGGATTGAACCGCGCTTCAAGCCGGGTGGTCAGGTCCTGAAGCTGGGCTACGTTGTCGAGTTCGCCCTTGAGTTGCTCCAGAAGATCGTTGAGTTCGTCCAGGGGATCGGTGTCGGCCGAGTTCGAGGCTTGGGCCGCCTTGAGGAAGAAGCGGGCATTGACGTCCTGGGTGGCTGAATCGCCGCCGGAAGCCTCGGCAACATGGAAAATTTCGTTTTGCCCGTTGTCGAAAAACTCGTTCAGGGCCGTGTTGATGCCGGAATTGAATTGGGCGATGGCCGAGTCGCCCGCAGCGACGCCGAAATTGCGGTCGATGAACTTGAGGACGTTGAGCAGGCCGTTGCCCAAGGTGTCCTCGTTCACGCCGGAGGCGGTGGCCTGGACGATCATCCCGGCGGCAGCGGCGGCCGTATCGTCGCCGAACCGCTCACGCAGCCAGTCCATGGTGGAAGCGAGCTGGTCGCGCAGTCCGTCGGTGTCCTTGGGCTCGCCGTTTTCGTCGGTGACGTCGCCCATGCGGCGAATGATCTCGTTGGCGAAGGTCTCACCCAGCGTGCGGGGGAAATCCTCGGACAGCTTGCCCGCCTGGCCCGGAGCCTGGGCCAGGGCCCTGGCCGCCGGGGTCAGCCCGTCCTTGGCCGGGTTGGACACGGCGATCTGCCCCAGGCGCAGCCCATGGCTGTCGTCCAGCAGCTTGGACGCGTTCCCCAGGTCCTCGCCCTGGTCGGCCCGCGTCTTGAGCGTGTGCATGAACCCGTAGTTCATATGTGCGCCGGAGATAATCATGCCTGCTTTATCGGAAGGCCCCGGCAATTCTTTATACCCCCGGCCCCCGAAAAACGAATATTTGGTTTTCGGGGAACAGGTCCCTGCCCGAGCTTGCGGACAGGGACCCGTTTTCGAACGTGTTGCGCCTCAGGACGGCGGATTCGGGCGGCAGGGAAACCTTTCGTTCCGACGACGCCTATTGTCTGGCGATGCTTTTGATCGCGCCGTCTTCCATCTCGACGACGGTGTCGGCATAGGCCGCGTACTGCGGATCGTGGGTTACCATCACCACTGCGAGTCCGTCCTTGTTGAGGTCCTTCAGCAGGCGCAGGATTTCCTCGCCAGTGGCCTTGTCCAGGCTGCCCGTGGGTTCGTCCGCGAAAAGGCAACGCGCTTTTTTGACCAGCGCCCGCGCGATGGCGGCCCGTTGCTGCTCGCCGCCCGAAAGCATGGAGGGCAGGCGGTTCCATTTTCCGCCCAGGCCGACGCGCTCAAGGCATTGCCGGGCTTCCTCGACGCGCTGGCGGGGGACCGGCCGCAATCCGTTCATGAAGGGCAGCAAGGCGTTTTCCAACACCGTGAGGTACGGCAGCAGATGGTGGAATTGGAAGATCACGGCGAAGTCCTTGTGCCGGATGGTGTTCAACTTCCCTTCCTCGACCCGCACGATGTCGGCGTTGTTGTAGACCAGGCTGCCCGAGTCCGGTTTCTGCAAGGTGGAAAGGATGTGCAGCAAGGTCGTCTTTCCCGATCCGGACCTCCCGACAACGGAAACGAACTCTCCTTCCTCCACGGTCAGGGAGACATTCACGAGAGCCTTGGTCGGAGCTCCTTGGCCGTTAAACGTCTTGGATATGTTTTCAGCTTTAATCATGTCGTCTCCTACAGGCTGAGCAGGGCTTCGGAGGGCTCCACCTTGGAAGCCTTCCATGCGGGGATGAGGGCCGCGGTCACGGACAGGCAGGCGATGACGCCGCAGACGCCGCCGTATCGCAGCCAGTTGAAGGCGACGTCCGCGCCGGCGGCCACGTCCAGGACATCCAATATGCGGAAGGAGACGGCATAGCCTGCCGCATAGCCCACGGCTCCGGCCAGCACGCCTATGAAAAACGCCTCCACGCAGAAGATGGCGAACACCTGCCCCCGGGAATAGCCGAGGGAGCGCAGGATGCCGATTTCCTTTTTCCGCTCGTTTACGGCGGACAGCATGGAAATGCCGACCATGGCCGAAGCCGTCAGGAGGATGACGAGGCTGACGATCATGGCGAGGTCCTTGACGAAGGTGACGGAATACATGCGCTGCTTGACCACGCTCTGAAGGGCTGTGACGCGCATCTCCGGCAGGGCTTCCCGTATCTGGGCGACGATGTCTTCGATGGGGCAGCCGGAGCAGAGAGCGGACACCTCCACGAAATGGATGCGGTTTGGCGCGTCCATGGTTCGCTGCAACGAGGCGAGGTCCGTGATGAGCATCTTGTCGTCGTCGTCGCCGGTCTGGTGCAGTATGCCGGTGACCGTATAGGCGTCGCCGCCGAGTTGCACCGCGTCGCCGATGCCGAGTCCCAGCCGGGAAGCCGCCACCGAACCCGCGATCAGGTCCCTTTCCGCCTTGGGATACGTTCCGTCGAGCGCCCAATAGCTCTTTATGCCGAGTTCGTCCCGCCAATGAACGCCCACGACGCCGACGCGGTGGCCGCGGATTGCCGTTGAGGTGATGAACTTGGGGGCGACCGCCGCTATGCGGTCCTTGAGGCCGATGGACCGGACGGCTTCAACCGTTTCCGCGCCCGACAGGGAATGTTCTCCCATGTTCATGGCGCCCAAGGTGAAGCCGCCGTAGGAAACGGCCAGCGTTTCCTCCTTGGGGGCCACGAGGATGTTCGCGCCATAGGCCGTCAGTTTCTTTTCCAGGCTGTCGCCGATGACGCGCGAAACGTCGTCCAGGGAGACCACGCTCATCACGCCCAGGGTGAACACGAGCGTCAGCAGCCCGGTCCGCCATGGTTTGCGCCGTGAATTCCGCAGGGGAATGGTCAGTATGTTCATGGCCGCTCCTAGAAGAACCGCGCGCCGGACAGGATGTCCGCCGTTTGGATGCGCACGAAGGCGTCATCCCGGGTCCGTTTCAGCGGAGCCGGGTTGCAGCCGCCTTCGACCACGTTTATGCGGCTTGAGTGAAAGCGCATACCGCAGTTGTTGCACCGCACGAATTCGCCGACGAGGCTGTAGCCCTTGCGGGACTCGTAGCAGACGTCGCAGGCGTCGAAGGCCGCCCTGATCTCCCCGTCGTTGCTTTGCAGCAGGAAGAACCGGATGTCCTTGCCGTTGTCGGCGAGCTTGTAATAGTGGATGTCGCCGTCATCTACCTTGTCGACGGGGATGACGACGGCTCCTTCTTTGGGGGTGACGGTTTCGTAGCCGTCGCCGAACAGGTTGAAGGCCATGGAGTTGGTGGAAGTCCAAAGGACTGCGGCCGTGACGACGGCCAGACAAAAAGCGATATTTCGAGTGAATCGGTAAAGTTGCATTGTATCTCCTCGCGTGACTGCGCGGCGCAATGCCTGCGCAAAGCGGTCTATCCCAATGGGGAATATCGAGTTTCCCGGCTTGTTCGGACGGGAAACGGGCAAATGGATCGGAAAGGGAAGTACGGGCGTCGGGACGCGGGGAGTCTAAATTCTAAAGGACATGGTGCGAAGGAAAAGGCCGTGCCGCGGCGAGGGACCGCTTCGCGCAAGCCTTATGCCAATCAGGCTGGGCAGAGGGGCCGCCCTGCGGCCGGTCCAGGCGTCATCGGCCCGGTGGAGGGCGACGAGCTGTTTTGCCGTGGGGGCGGGAGCGTGCCGCGCCGCATCGGCAAGCGGCGTTCCGGGGACATGCGAGCAGATGCAGTCCGCATCGACGGCGGCCTGGGCCGGAGAAGGCGCGGGGCAACAGGACCCGCTCGGAACCGAGGTTTTCCCATGCATCGGCATGGGGTGAGGCGAATCTTTTTGGGCGCAGTGGGCGCATCCGGCCTGCCCGGAGCAAGCCGCGTCCCCGAACGGGACGGTCTTCGCAAACGCGGCGGGATGAATGAACAGGCCCGCAACGAGGAGAATGCATAACGCCGTTTTCAGAACGATTCGCATTACTGCTTTCTATATTCTCCCGCCCGGAAAGTCAAAAAAGTGGACTTGTGAGGTCTGGAATAAGAAAACACTTTGGATTTATTGTTTTTAATTCATTTTTCATGGGGCTAGCCGCCGCGCGGGTTACGCCAGTTTTTTCAGTAGGCGCGGAAACAAAAAAGAGGCCGGATTTCTCCGGCCTCCTGCGATCGAATATGAAGCGGGGTGCGGTTATTCCGCGCCCACGTGCATTTTGAAGGCTTCGAGGGTGTTGACCATGAGCTGGGCGATGGTCATGGGGCCGACGCCGCCCGGGACCGGGGTGATGGCGTGGACCTTGTCCTTGAGGCCCTCGAAGTCGCAGTCGCCCGCGAGTCCCTCGTCGGTGCGGTTGATGCCCACGTCGACGACGACCGCGCCTTCCTTGACCATGTCGGCGGTGACGAAGTTGGGTTGGCCGATGGCGGCGAAGACGTAGTCGGCTTCGAGGCATTCGGCCTTGAGGTTGGCGGTGCGGGAGTGGCACAGGGTCACGGTGGCGTTGGCGCAGGGGCCGCTCTGGGAGAGCATCATCGCCAGGGGCTTGCCCACGATGTTGGAGCGGCCGATGACCACGGCCTTCTTGCAGGCGGGATCGAGGCCGTAGCGTTTGAGCAGGTTGATGACGCCGGCCGGGGTGCAGGGCTTGAAGCCGGGCAGGCCCAGGGACATCTTGCCCACGTTGACAGGGTGGAAGCCGTCCACGTCTTTGTCCGGGTCGATGAGGTCGAGAATTTTCTGGGAATCCAGTCCCTTGGGTAGGGGCAGCTGGACCAGGATGCCGTCCACGGTGACGTCGCGGTTGAGTTCCTGGATAAGGCCTTCCAGCTCATGCTGGCTGGCCGTTTCGAGCCGATGGGGAATGGACCGGATGCCGCAGTCCGCGCAGGCGCGTTCCTTGTTGCGGACGTAGACCTGGCTGGCCGGGTCTTCGCCCACCAGCACCACGGCCAGTCCGGGTTTGCGGCCGTACTTGGCCTCAAGCTTGTCAACCTCTTCCCTGATTTCGGCGCGAATGGTCGCGGCCGTTTCCTTTCCGTCAAGCAGAATCATGTCTCTCTCCGCGTTTGAAATATTGGAATGCCGTACTAGCGCTGGTCGCTACGTAGAGAAAAAGGGCGCGGAAGGCAAGCCGCGGGCATGATATTCCCAAGCAGCCGGGCCGGGGTGCGGGCCGGCTTCGCATTGAAGCGTCGGCGAAAAAACAGGAAAGGCGGGCGGATGAGGGCGCAGGAAAGGGAAGAGGGAAAGCCTTGTTGAAAAGGACTTCCCTCTTCCCCTCGTGTATCTGTCGGACGTCTAGTCTTCGAAGAAGCTGCTCGCCAGGACGGGACCGTAGTAGATGCCGTCCTCGTCGAGCTCTTCCTCGATGCGCAGGAGCTGGTTGTACTTTTCGAGCCTGTCGGAACGGCACAGGGAGCCGGTCTTGATCTGGCCCGCGTTCACGGCCACGGCCAGGTCGGCGATGAAGTGGTCGCCGGTTTCGCCGGAGCGGTGGGAGACCACGTTGGTGTACCCGGCGGTCTTGGCCAGCTCGATGGTGTCCAGGGTCTCGGAAACCGTGCCGATCTGGTTGAGCTTGATGAGGATCGAGTTGCAGATGCCCCGGTCGATGCCTTCGGCGAGGATGTCCGGGTTGGTGACGAAGATGTCGTCGCCAACGAGCTGGATGCGGTCGCCGAGCTTGTCGGTCAGGGCCTCCCAGCCGTCCCAGTCGCTTTCGGCCAGGCCGTCTTCGATGGAGATGAGCGGGAAGCGGGAGGCGAGGTCGTCGTAGAAGTCGATGAGCTCGGCGGCGGTCAGAATCTTGTTCTCACCGGCCAGGACGTATTTGCCGTCCTTGTAGAACTCGGACGCGGCCGCGTCGATGGCCAGGCCCACATCGCGGCCGGGTTCGTACCCGGCAGCCTCGCAGGCGCGCATGATGTACTGGAAGGCCTCGGCATGGGAGGTCAGGTTCGGGGCGAAGCCGCCCTCGTCGCCCACGGAGGTGACGTGCTTGTCCTTGGCCAGGATGGACTTCAGGTTGTGGAAGATTTCCGCACCCATGCGCAGGGCTTCGGCGAAGGTCTCCGCGCCCACGGGCATGATCATGAACTCCTGGATGTCCAGGTTGTTGGGAGCGTGCTCGCCGCCGTTGATGATGTTCATGAGCGGCGTGGGCAGCACTTTGGCGTTGGTTCCGCCGAGGTACTGGTAGAGCGGCATTCCCATGTAGTTGGCGGCGGCGCGGGCCGCGGCCATGGACACGCCGAGGATGGCGTTGGCACCCAGGCGGTCCTTGTTCTCGGTGCCGTCGAGGTCGATGAGCGCGTTGTCCAGGGTGACCTGGCGCACGGCGTCCATGCCGATGACGGCGCCGGCGATTTCGCCGCGCACGTTTTCAACGGCCTGGAGCACGCCCTTGCCGTTGTAACGCTCTTCCTTGTCGCGCAGTTCCAGGGCCTCGCGGGACCCGGTGGACGCGCCCGAAGGAACGGCTGCCCGGCCGATGTCGCCGGATTCCAGAATCACTTCGCACTCCACGGTGGGGTTGCCGCGCGAGTCCAGAATCTCTCGCGCCCAGACGCCGGTGATGATGCTCATATCAAACTCCTTGAAATCAGGGTTGTACACGTTGCAAACAGTGAAAAACGGGCGGAGTCTAGAGGATTTTCCCCCGATGCTCAATTCCTTACTACGGATGCGCGGCGATGGGCAGTTATTTTTCGAAGGGGAAGAGAACGACACGGAAACGGCACGGGACGGCATTCGGGAAGCGTCATTTAGCGCGCCGTTCGGGCCTTCCTCCGCAGGGGCCGGAGGAGCCGTCCCGCGTCCGGCCGTCTATTTCGCTGCGCTCCCGGGGGCCAGCCGGACAAGACGGGGCGTGCACAGGAACCGCGTGCTCAGGTCTTTCAACTGCCGGTTGGATCGGATGCCCGAAACCACGACCACATAGGCGTCGCCCTCGGGCTGGTAGGTCACTTCGCAGCCCTTGAGCAGGGTTGCATACTTGGCGTTGTAGTGGCGAACGGCCCGTCTGGCGTTCTCCTCGGATACAAAGGTGTCCGCGACCAGCGCCGTGCCGGGGGGCAGCATTTTCTGCGCCGGTTTGGCCGGGGCCGATGCCGTTTCCTTCCCAGGGGAAGCTGTTTTTGACGCGGACAGGGGGGCGGAAGGTCTTTCTCCGCCGTCTTCGGGCGCATGGGCCGGGCTGTCGATTTCGGCTTTCCGGGCGGCGTGCTCCGGTTCCGGTTCGTCCAGCTTGAGAACGCCCCGTTCGGCTCCGCCTTGGGCAATTCCATCGTGCATGGGGGAATCGAGATCAGCAAAAGAGGTGAACATCTGGATGTCGTCCCCCAGGCGGAGTGAGTTCTCGAATTTCTCCCGGAGCACGGCCACGGTCTTGTCCTCGCCGTAAAAGAGGTAGTTGCCCCGCAGGCTCTCTCCCGCTTCGGATACGGTCAGGGTCGTTGTCGTTCCCACGAACTTCCGGTCGGACAGGAAGTCGTCCTTTACGCGAAGGGTGTAGGTGCCGGGCATGATGTCGTCGATGATGAAGAAGCCGTCCTGTTCCGTCCACGTGGAGCCGACCACCGTGCCGTCCTTGTCCAGAAGCTCGACGGGCGTCATGGGCTTGCCCCGGGCCTCGTCATCCTGGAGTAGATAGACGTAACCGTCCGCGTCGCCCGTCGCGTGCAGCGGAAATTCCAGGTCGTAGATTTTCCCCTTGCGCGGGAAGATGGCCGTTCCGGACCGGGAGGAGAGGCTGATGTCGCGGATCGAGTCCTGCTCCACCGAAACGTCCGTGCTCTGCAAGGGCGGGAGGTAGGTGAACAGGGCACGCCCGTTCTCGTTCGTGACCGCCTTGCGGTGGGATTGGTCCGCGCTCAGGACGACGTCCTTCACGGGCTCGTCCCCCTCGTCGAACGTCTCGTTGTAGTTCCTGTCGTTGTAGACCAGGCAGGAAGCGCCGCTGTAGTTCGCGCCGCCGCGGGAAAGCTTGGGCAGGAACGTGTCGGGATCGAAGTCGATGCTCATGGACACGCCCGCGAAGACGGAGAAGGAGTCGTCGTCCGACCAGGTGTTCTGGATGTACGGGGTGAGATTGCCCACGATGTAGCTCCAGGTGTTGCTGACCGAAAAACGGTGCGAGTCGACCAGGTATTTGCTCAAGGTCAGCGAGGTCGTCAATTTTTTGGACAGCCGGAGGGTGCCCGATGCGGTGAAGTTGCGGACATACGCCCCCTCTTCCTTGTTCAGGCCGTAGTCCGCGCTGGCCCGCAGCGTCGCGGTGTCCGTGCCGGTGTAAAAAGTGGAGGAGCCGTAAAGAAAGGGGTCCTCGTCGCTGAGCTTCTTTTCGTAGGCGCGGCCTGAAAGGTTGGTGCTGAACTGGCCGTAATCGCCGAAGAAGGACATGTTGCCGCCCAGGGTATAGTAGGAGGATTCCCGCTCTCCCTCACCGACCGTGGTGGTCCGGCCCATATTGCCGCCATAGGAGATGGACAGGGTCTCGAAGGGCGTGGCGCTGTCGCTGATCTGAGCCGTGAAATCGTTCTTGGTGGCGTTTTCCTCCCAGTTGGCGGAGGACTGGACCAGGCCCGCGACGGTGTAGTTCGTCCCGCTCTCCATGCTGCCCCGCAGGCTGCCCTTGCCCACCACGGAGCCGTAGGTGGAGTAGCCCACGTCCATTTGTCCCAGCACGGCGTCATAGCCGCCGCTCAATCCCAGGGAGCCCACAGTCCGGTCCCGCCTTCGATACGTGTCGCGGGTCAGGCCGCTTCGCAGCTCCATTCCCTTGCCCAGGCCCACGCGGACGCCGGCCTTGCCCCGGACGGTGCCTTCCAGGTCCTGCTCCACGGGAATGACCCTGCTGTTCTCCTCGGCGAAGACTCCCTTGCCCTGCTGGGAAATGGAGGCGTCGTAGACCACCTGGCCGGGTTTGACCGACGCGCCCACCGTGACCACGTCCTCGCGTTCCTCCTGCTGGCCTTCGGTGCCGTACAGTTTCAGCTTGAATCTGTTGACCCCGTGGAACAGCGGGACATCCCGGAACAGATAGGTGCCGTCGGAACCGATGGTCTGAAACCCGATGAGCTGATTGTTGCGGTATAGCTCCACATCCCATCCGGGCAGCGCCTTGCCCGTGACGGTGCGCGTGTCGTAGGACGACGAGGAGCTTCCTATTTCGGTGTTGGAAACGCGCAGGCCGCGCTCCAGCGTGCCGCCGGAGCCCAGGGGAGTGGAGGAGGGCACGATGTCGCCGGCCGTCACCTTGGTAAGATAGGGGTTTTGCCGCAGCAGCCGTTCGGCGGTCAGCGAGAAGTCCTTGAATTGGAGTCCGTCGTCCTTGCCGCCCAGATCCTGGGATACGGAGCCGTACAACGCCGTGGACATGTACAGCAGGTCCCCCCGGAAGAGCCCGGCCATGGAGAGCGAGGAATCCTCCTTGCCGTCCCGGTTGGAGTAGCCGCTGCTGATCTTGGCGTCCAGCCTGGGCAGGGCTACGGCCGCGTAATCCAGGTCCTGCAAGGGATAACGCAATCCCTGCTTCGCCCTGTTCATCCGCAGCTTGTCCCGGCGCAGCTTCATGAGCTCCATGGGCAGGTATTCGCCGGGGATGACGTACAGTATCATCGTGTGCAGGTCGATGTTCAGTTTGACGGGGAAGAGCGAAGAGAACGTCTCGGCGCTTATGAATATTTCGTCCGCGCTCGTGAAATAGGAATTCTGGGGCAGGGTCCGCGCCGCCCCGCGGTTGCGCACCTCGCCGGTGGCCGACGACAAGCTGAACTCGCGGTCCTCGCTGATGTACCAGCCCCGGGCTCCCTCGCCGTCCACCGTGATGGGGAAACCGAGCACGCCGCACAGTTCCCCCAGGGGGACATACACTTCCGAACCGCGTCCCTGACAGAAAAGGCCCTGATAAAGGAGCTGGCGGCGGAGATAGACGTCGAGGATGATGTCCTCGCCGGTGAGCACGAACGGTTCGGGAAGCGCCGAGTCGTCCGGCACGGCCGAAGGGCGCGTCTGCGGTTCCGCCGCGGGTTCCGCAGGGGGGCGGGCCGGTGGAGCATCCGGAACGGGCGGGACGGCTTCGGGCAAGGCTGGGGCGATGGCCGCCGTGCGGGCCGGGGCCGACGATGCGCGGGTGGACGACGCCGGAGGCGCGCGCCGGACCGGCGCGGTTACGCGATTGGCGGCAGGCTGTTTCGTTTGGGGGACGGGGATTGCCGTGGAGACGGGGGAAACTTCGGCGGAAACCGTTTGTTCAGGCACCTGGGCGTCCCCGACCTGCGCCGGGATTGCTTTTCCAGGGGGAGGGGAAACGGCCATTTTCCCCGTGTTGGAACGGTCTTCAACGTCCTGAACCGCCGCCACATTTTTTTGACTCTGGTCTTCCTGCCGTATGAGGTGGTTTGCCAGTATGCCGACAGCAACGGCAAAGAGCAGCGTAGCGCCGCCTTTTGCCAATAAGGGCAGTATCTTGCTTGTCTTCATCAAATTCAGGCACCACAGTCGATCGAACGTAGAAAACGCAACATGAACAGGAAGTGGAGTATGAGCGCTTGTTCAAAGCAAAATACGAGCCATTGATCCGTCCATCGGATTCAGGCGGGAATGGCGAGGATATGCGCAAGTCAGGAAAAAGGCCCTCGCCCACCCCCTGTGCGCGAAGGCCTGAACCTCATTCTCCGTTGTATTCCGACGGTTGTCCTGCCGCCGGTCAGGGAAGTTGGACGGAAAATTCTTTGCTGTCGATGACGGTTTGCGTCGCATCCTTGTAATTCCGGAGCTCCACGAGAATCCGTCCGCCCCTGAACTCCGGGTCGGAGATGGGCAGGGTGAGGGTCCGGGCGGCCAGCGGGAAATAGGTGACCGTGCGATCCTTGTGCGCGATCAGCTCCTTGCGGCCGTTGGCGACCCGGAAGACCGACGTTTCCACGAAGCTGGACCTGTTGCCGGTTCGGTTGAGCCGGAGGTCCAGGTATGCCTTGCCGTCCTTCCGCCGGACCGCGCGGACGGCCGACACCGCAGTCTGTACGGAGGGGGAGCCCTGATAGATGATTACGGGTATGCGCATTCCCACCTTCACGTCGACGACCATGCTGGAGCCCTTGGGGGCCAGGGAGGCCGCGTGATCGAGTTTCGGGGCGACGGATTCCGGCGTGTCCAGGGGGCTGACGCTGATGTAGCTCATGTATTCCCCTTCCGGAAGGTTCGGCGGCTTGCGGACGGCGATGCGCACGGCCTGTTTGCCGCCGGGCTGGAGCCTCGCGGTGCGGGGCGAAAAACGCAGCATGGAGCGGGTGAGCGCCTCCCGTTTCGTCAGGGTGGTCGGTTCGTAAAGGGAGCCGTCCTCCTGCATCCTCAAAGGCACGGTGGAGATATTGTATATGATGGGTTCTGCGGATGACTGGTTGAGGATGGTCAGGGCCGCGTATCGCTGGCCGTCCGGAACCACGATGCGCAGGGGGTCGAGCATGATTCCGTTGGCCAGGGCCGGGGCGCACAGGGCGAGCGCGAGCAGGAGGGGGAGACATATCCGGTTGAGTAGGTGCATCAGGTGGCTCCTAGCGTGTCCTTATTTGGTTGTCACTTCGATGGTTACGGTGCCTTTCAACTTCTTCCCATAGGCCGAGGCTCCGGTCAGCAGGACGCCGCCCACGTAGGCTTTTTGCCGATTGCCCTCGGTAAACGCCTGCACGGAGCTGTTCCTGTTCATGCCGCTGATGGTGGCTCCCTGTTCACCTCCATCCTCGTCGTACAGGCGGACCACAATGGGAAATTCCAGGCTTATGGTCACGTCCCCGAAGTCGTAAAAGTAGAGGGTCGCCGTATGTCCGCCCGAGACGTCACAGTCGGATGCGGGCGAGCAGACGGGGAGCCTCGTCCCGTTTCCGTCCAGGACGATGGTCAACCTGTTGGCGCGGGGGATGACGTAGCCGAAGTTCATCCCCGGAGAGACGAGGATGCGCGGTTCGGCGCAGGCGGTGCCGTGAAGAAAGAAAAGAGAACTGGCCACGCATATCGAAGCCGTTAGACGGATAAGCGTGGCCAGTTGTTTCATTGGTGGGGCCTAAGGCTAGATGGCGGTCACGTCGACGGTGACGCTTCCGCTGTAGGCGCCGGTTTCGGCATTGGCCGGGATGTTCAGAATGGGGCCGACGCACAGGGCGGAGAACTTGCCGGCAGCCAGGGCGGTTGCAGACTGGGCGTTGAAGTTCGCCTTGTTGGTGGTGATGCCGGAAACCTCGATGGGAGTCGGCGCGGCGCTGTAGCTCTTGGTCAGCGTCGGGGTGCCCACCAGGGTCACGTCGATGTCCACGCCCGCCTGGGTGGCGATGATGTAGATGATGCCGGGGGTCTGGGTGCCGGAGAGGGCCGTGGGAGCGCCGGTGCCGGTGTCGATAGTTGCGGTGGTGACGGTCGGGGCGGCGCCGGCGGCGTCATCGCCC
It includes:
- a CDS encoding carboxypeptidase-like regulatory domain-containing protein → MPDDSALPEPFVLTGEDIILDVYLRRQLLYQGLFCQGRGSEVYVPLGELCGVLGFPITVDGEGARGWYISEDREFSLSSATGEVRNRGAARTLPQNSYFTSADEIFISAETFSSLFPVKLNIDLHTMILYVIPGEYLPMELMKLRRDKLRMNRAKQGLRYPLQDLDYAAVALPRLDAKISSGYSNRDGKEDSSLSMAGLFRGDLLYMSTALYGSVSQDLGGKDDGLQFKDFSLTAERLLRQNPYLTKVTAGDIVPSSTPLGSGGTLERGLRVSNTEIGSSSSSYDTRTVTGKALPGWDVELYRNNQLIGFQTIGSDGTYLFRDVPLFHGVNRFKLKLYGTEGQQEEREDVVTVGASVKPGQVVYDASISQQGKGVFAEENSRVIPVEQDLEGTVRGKAGVRVGLGKGMELRSGLTRDTYRRRDRTVGSLGLSGGYDAVLGQMDVGYSTYGSVVGKGSLRGSMESGTNYTVAGLVQSSANWEENATKNDFTAQISDSATPFETLSISYGGNMGRTTTVGEGERESSYYTLGGNMSFFGDYGQFSTNLSGRAYEKKLSDEDPFLYGSSTFYTGTDTATLRASADYGLNKEEGAYVRNFTASGTLRLSKKLTTSLTLSKYLVDSHRFSVSNTWSYIVGNLTPYIQNTWSDDDSFSVFAGVSMSIDFDPDTFLPKLSRGGANYSGASCLVYNDRNYNETFDEGDEPVKDVVLSADQSHRKAVTNENGRALFTYLPPLQSTDVSVEQDSIRDISLSSRSGTAIFPRKGKIYDLEFPLHATGDADGYVYLLQDDEARGKPMTPVELLDKDGTVVGSTWTEQDGFFIIDDIMPGTYTLRVKDDFLSDRKFVGTTTTLTVSEAGESLRGNYLFYGEDKTVAVLREKFENSLRLGDDIQMFTSFADLDSPMHDGIAQGGAERGVLKLDEPEPEHAARKAEIDSPAHAPEDGGERPSAPLSASKTASPGKETASAPAKPAQKMLPPGTALVADTFVSEENARRAVRHYNAKYATLLKGCEVTYQPEGDAYVVVVSGIRSNRQLKDLSTRFLCTPRLVRLAPGSAAK